A region of Phycisphaeraceae bacterium DNA encodes the following proteins:
- a CDS encoding PilT/PilU family type 4a pilus ATPase codes for MTTMDTRHAASTPQDNTGGSGDRSSQFSIAQKRKTDPHATRLGKFLQACIKFGGSDLLVKTGRPPVIRLRGKLQPLDTDPVTPEEYEQIAFNMLNEEQIETLKKTGSVDLAYDYDEQNRFRVNLFQSRGRLSMAARLITSKILPFEKLHLPAVMSDIAMQPQGIVLLAGVTGSGKSTTIASMLDYVNERKPVHIITIEDPIEYIFTDKKATIHQREIGIDVSDFKIALRALVRENPDIVLVGEMRDSETFEAALHAAETGHLVFGTIHASSASETFSRIYDLFPAEEREQVRKILAYQMRAIVYQKLLPTLHENIHRIPALEILINNAVARKYILEGREGELHEVIKSIEAQKAGMIDFNGSLVKLVEQEYIHVRTAMEATPNADELKMRLKGIG; via the coding sequence ATGACGACCATGGACACCCGACACGCCGCGTCCACCCCTCAGGACAACACCGGAGGGTCTGGCGACCGTTCGAGCCAGTTTTCGATCGCCCAGAAACGCAAGACCGACCCCCACGCGACGCGGCTGGGCAAGTTCCTCCAGGCGTGCATCAAGTTCGGCGGTTCCGACCTTCTCGTGAAGACCGGCCGGCCCCCGGTGATCCGGCTTCGCGGCAAGCTGCAGCCCCTCGACACCGACCCGGTGACGCCCGAGGAGTACGAGCAGATCGCGTTCAACATGCTCAACGAGGAGCAGATCGAAACGCTGAAGAAGACCGGCTCGGTGGACCTGGCGTACGACTACGACGAGCAGAACCGTTTCCGCGTGAACCTGTTCCAGTCGCGCGGGCGCCTGAGCATGGCGGCTCGTCTGATCACGAGCAAGATCCTTCCCTTCGAGAAGCTGCACCTGCCGGCGGTCATGTCGGACATCGCGATGCAGCCCCAGGGCATCGTGCTGCTGGCGGGCGTGACGGGGTCCGGCAAGTCGACGACGATCGCGTCGATGCTCGACTACGTGAACGAGCGCAAGCCCGTGCACATCATCACGATCGAAGACCCGATCGAGTACATTTTCACCGACAAAAAGGCCACGATCCACCAGCGTGAGATCGGCATCGACGTGTCGGACTTCAAGATCGCCCTGCGCGCCCTGGTGCGAGAGAACCCCGACATCGTGCTCGTCGGCGAGATGCGCGACTCGGAGACTTTCGAGGCGGCGCTGCACGCGGCGGAGACGGGCCACCTGGTGTTCGGGACGATCCACGCGTCGTCGGCCTCGGAAACCTTCAGCCGCATCTACGACCTGTTCCCGGCCGAGGAGCGCGAGCAGGTCCGCAAGATCCTGGCGTACCAGATGCGCGCGATCGTGTACCAGAAGCTGCTCCCGACGCTCCACGAGAACATCCATCGCATCCCGGCGCTCGAGATCCTGATCAACAACGCGGTCGCGCGCAAGTACATCCTCGAGGGTCGCGAGGGCGAGCTCCACGAGGTGATCAAGTCGATCGAGGCCCAGAAGGCCGGCATGATCGACTTCAACGGGTCGCTTGTGAAGTTGGTCGAGCAGGAATACATTCATGTTCGCACCGCGATGGAGGCGACCCCCAACGCCGACGAGCTCAAGATGCGCCTGAAGGGCATCGGCTGA
- a CDS encoding DUF3303 family protein, with amino-acid sequence MLFMVIERFRSGRADEVGERFRARGRMIPEGSGATFVTSWMFADGSGCCQLMEAGSKEALDGWIAHWQDLVEFEVWPVIPSQEFWASAGG; translated from the coding sequence ATGCTGTTCATGGTCATCGAGCGATTCCGGTCGGGAAGGGCCGACGAGGTGGGCGAGCGGTTCCGCGCCCGAGGGCGCATGATCCCCGAGGGTTCCGGGGCGACCTTCGTCACAAGCTGGATGTTCGCCGACGGCTCGGGCTGCTGTCAGCTGATGGAAGCCGGGAGCAAGGAAGCCCTCGACGGGTGGATCGCGCACTGGCAGGACCTCGTCGAGTTCGAGGTCTGGCCGGTGATCCCCTCGCAGGAGTTCTGGGCCTCGGCCGGGGGCTGA
- a CDS encoding NAD(P)H-dependent oxidoreductase — MGRRVLIIDAHPADGTLVGALADAYAAGATAGGHETRRRALREMSFDPVLHEGYRERQELEPDLVAAQQDLAWCEHLVIAYPTWWGMPPALLKGFFDRALLPGFAFKYREGSRWWDRLLKGRSARLLVTMDAPALYDGLFYGGRRVVKRAVLRYCGFRPVRHKAFGPVRSSSPRKRERWLVEATALGRVAG, encoded by the coding sequence ATGGGACGACGAGTGCTGATCATCGATGCGCACCCGGCGGACGGCACGCTGGTCGGGGCGCTCGCCGACGCGTACGCGGCGGGGGCGACGGCCGGCGGGCACGAGACGCGACGGCGCGCGCTGCGCGAGATGTCGTTCGACCCCGTGCTTCACGAGGGGTATCGGGAGCGACAGGAGCTCGAACCGGACCTTGTCGCGGCGCAGCAGGACCTGGCGTGGTGCGAGCATCTGGTGATCGCGTACCCCACCTGGTGGGGCATGCCCCCGGCGCTGCTGAAGGGGTTCTTCGATCGCGCGCTGCTGCCGGGGTTCGCGTTCAAGTATCGCGAGGGCTCGCGCTGGTGGGACCGGCTGCTGAAGGGGCGTTCGGCGCGGCTTCTGGTGACGATGGACGCGCCGGCGCTGTACGACGGGCTGTTCTACGGTGGGCGGCGCGTCGTGAAGCGGGCGGTGCTGCGGTACTGCGGGTTCAGGCCCGTGCGACACAAGGCCTTCGGCCCGGTGCGATCATCGTCGCCCCGGAAGCGAGAGCGCTGGCTCGTCGAGGCGACGGCGCTGGGGCGCGTCGCCGGCTGA
- a CDS encoding ATP-dependent Clp protease adaptor ClpS: MPEKETHELAGEGGAQAPTSPEEKSRTRTATATKPSPAPPKIDELPPFKVLLHNDEVNDMLDVVQTIVELTPLRKDAAIQRMLEAHSHGVSLLLTTHKERAELYREQFQSKNLVVSIEAGG; this comes from the coding sequence ATGCCTGAGAAGGAGACGCATGAGCTCGCCGGTGAGGGAGGGGCTCAGGCCCCGACCAGCCCGGAGGAGAAGTCGCGAACCCGCACTGCCACGGCCACGAAGCCGTCGCCCGCCCCGCCGAAGATCGACGAACTCCCCCCGTTCAAGGTTCTGCTGCATAACGACGAGGTCAACGACATGCTCGACGTGGTCCAGACCATCGTCGAACTGACCCCGCTGCGCAAGGACGCCGCGATCCAGCGGATGCTCGAAGCACACTCCCACGGCGTGTCGCTGCTGCTCACGACCCACAAGGAGCGCGCCGAGCTGTATCGAGAGCAGTTCCAGTCCAAGAACCTTGTGGTCTCGATCGAAGCCGGCGGCTGA
- the tadA gene encoding Flp pilus assembly complex ATPase component TadA, whose amino-acid sequence MLTSTLSDTSLALLAVEAQPMWLVSWWKAVILLLPLVGWGWVVSAIYDKDAKRFYLGQKTWNIVHLAFGVAALAAGLLIPIFWIGLPVMVVILFADLAIYYTKRNADERVPEPAKWDLKKILASRKGSGEDKELAKRQQGVTLKIIGPAGALPAPEKETPEYEIRAAAEDIVVRASDARASRFELIQASPDAFAYSFIVDGVRSQPEAIPAAKAVAIIDFWKGAAGLDVADRRRKQSKEITIEQVGAPRKLKLITMGGSSGLRLTGVLDATKQVARKPEELGVLEAQKPAFDALVGEHKGVVLLAAPSGQGRTSTMYAFVKSHDAYTLNVQTLELEAEAVIEGVRQNVFDPSVDGAEFSTTARSILRRDPDVFACAETDAATCKELAKADHGRTRCYLSLKATGALQAIQLYMKAVGDNQLAGESLHGAVGQRLVRRLCPNCKAPFQPSPDVLKKLGLPPTVKQLFRKGGQVLVKDKPEICPMCQGVGYIGQEAVLEIYPIDASQRSLISKGDLAALKASLREKRLPSIQEAAMRKVVEGVTSIDEVVRVISSDQQQTAAPKRQPA is encoded by the coding sequence ATGCTGACCAGCACGCTCTCCGACACCTCGCTCGCCCTCCTCGCCGTCGAGGCCCAGCCCATGTGGCTGGTCTCCTGGTGGAAGGCGGTCATCCTGCTGCTCCCCCTCGTCGGGTGGGGCTGGGTCGTCTCGGCGATCTACGACAAGGACGCCAAGCGCTTCTACCTCGGGCAGAAGACCTGGAACATCGTCCATCTGGCCTTCGGCGTCGCGGCGCTGGCGGCGGGGCTGCTCATCCCGATCTTCTGGATCGGGCTGCCGGTCATGGTCGTGATCCTCTTCGCCGACCTCGCCATCTACTACACCAAGCGCAACGCCGACGAGCGCGTCCCCGAGCCGGCCAAGTGGGACCTCAAGAAGATCCTCGCGTCGCGCAAGGGCTCTGGCGAGGACAAGGAGCTGGCCAAGCGCCAGCAGGGCGTCACGCTCAAGATCATCGGGCCCGCCGGGGCGCTGCCCGCCCCGGAGAAGGAGACGCCCGAGTACGAGATCCGCGCCGCCGCCGAGGACATCGTCGTGCGCGCCAGCGACGCACGCGCCTCTCGGTTCGAGCTCATCCAGGCCTCGCCCGACGCGTTCGCCTATTCCTTCATCGTCGACGGCGTGCGCAGCCAGCCCGAGGCCATCCCGGCCGCCAAGGCGGTCGCGATCATCGATTTCTGGAAGGGCGCCGCCGGGCTCGACGTCGCCGACCGTCGGCGCAAGCAGTCCAAAGAGATCACGATCGAGCAGGTCGGCGCGCCGCGCAAGCTCAAGCTCATCACGATGGGCGGCTCGTCGGGCCTGCGCCTGACAGGCGTGCTCGACGCGACCAAGCAGGTCGCGCGCAAGCCCGAGGAGCTCGGCGTCCTCGAGGCCCAGAAGCCCGCCTTCGACGCGCTCGTCGGGGAGCACAAGGGCGTTGTCCTGCTGGCCGCGCCCTCGGGCCAGGGACGCACCAGCACCATGTACGCCTTCGTCAAGAGCCACGACGCCTACACCCTCAACGTGCAGACGCTCGAGCTCGAGGCCGAAGCGGTCATCGAGGGCGTGCGCCAGAACGTGTTCGATCCTTCGGTCGACGGCGCCGAGTTCAGCACCACCGCCCGCTCCATCCTGCGGCGCGACCCCGATGTCTTCGCCTGCGCCGAGACCGACGCCGCGACCTGCAAGGAACTCGCCAAGGCCGACCACGGGCGCACGCGCTGCTACCTGTCGCTCAAGGCGACCGGCGCGCTCCAGGCGATCCAGCTCTACATGAAGGCCGTTGGCGACAACCAGCTCGCCGGCGAGTCGCTCCACGGCGCCGTCGGCCAGCGCCTCGTGCGCCGGCTGTGCCCCAACTGCAAGGCGCCCTTCCAGCCCTCCCCCGATGTGCTGAAGAAGCTGGGCCTGCCCCCCACCGTCAAGCAGCTCTTCCGCAAGGGCGGGCAGGTGCTCGTCAAGGACAAGCCCGAGATCTGCCCCATGTGCCAGGGCGTCGGCTATATCGGGCAGGAAGCGGTGCTTGAGATCTACCCCATCGACGCCAGCCAGCGCTCGCTCATCTCCAAGGGCGACCTCGCGGCGCTCAAGGCCTCGCTGCGCGAGAAGCGCCTCCCCAGCATCCAGGAAGCCGCGATGCGCAAGGTCGTCGAGGGCGTCACCTCGATCGACGAGGTCGTGCGCGTCATCTCGTCCGACCAGCAGCAGACCGCCGCCCCCAAGCGCCAGCCCGCCTGA
- the trmB gene encoding tRNA (guanosine(46)-N7)-methyltransferase TrmB codes for MSFGLSRGKELDKGEVGLRGEELPPLPDDLLTNPRGAWLDPREWFAAPSLPFELEIGSGKGTFLVQQAEQDRGTNYLGIEWAHEFWLYAADRLRRSGLTNVKLLNADAGEFVRWRMPDAIVRVIHLYFPDPWPKAKHNRRRMIQDAFLEQAHRVLVEGGELRVVTDHADYWAWMEEHFARWADTPGAPDASKRFTRLAFERPASAREGEIVGTNFERKYRVEGRPFNAGVLRKKGIGSGEQAAGLSRVRGTVS; via the coding sequence ATGAGTTTCGGACTCTCACGCGGCAAGGAACTGGACAAGGGCGAGGTCGGCCTGCGAGGGGAGGAGCTGCCCCCGCTCCCCGACGACCTGCTGACCAACCCGCGCGGCGCGTGGCTCGACCCGCGCGAGTGGTTCGCCGCCCCCTCGCTGCCCTTCGAGCTCGAGATCGGCTCGGGCAAGGGCACCTTCCTCGTGCAGCAGGCCGAGCAGGACCGTGGGACGAACTATCTGGGCATCGAGTGGGCGCACGAGTTCTGGCTGTACGCGGCGGACCGTCTCCGGCGCAGCGGGCTGACGAACGTGAAGCTCCTCAACGCGGACGCCGGCGAGTTCGTGCGCTGGCGCATGCCCGACGCGATCGTGCGCGTGATCCACCTGTACTTCCCCGACCCGTGGCCCAAAGCGAAGCACAACAGGCGGCGCATGATCCAGGACGCGTTCCTCGAGCAGGCGCATCGCGTCCTCGTCGAAGGGGGCGAGCTGCGCGTCGTGACCGACCACGCGGACTACTGGGCGTGGATGGAGGAGCACTTCGCGCGCTGGGCCGACACCCCGGGCGCGCCCGACGCGTCGAAGCGTTTCACGCGACTGGCGTTCGAGCGCCCGGCGTCGGCGCGCGAGGGCGAGATCGTGGGCACGAACTTCGAGCGCAAGTACCGCGTCGAGGGCAGGCCGTTCAACGCGGGGGTATTGAGGAAGAAGGGAATAGGGAGCGGGGAGCAGGCAGCGGGGCTGAGTCGAGTTCGCGGTACAGTCTCCTGA